A genome region from Crossiella equi includes the following:
- a CDS encoding DUF4097 family beta strand repeat-containing protein, producing MFPAKSVTAEKQAAPSRSRRSRLVAGVVLAASFAVVGSGCAVVNKATESVENQSDEFGSEIKAIDLENLVGVINITGTSGNKLSVKRALTQQTTRKSHAKVEKSGSTLRLVGECSGAGGDCKVEWDIEVPKDVAIKVSNKTGDVNLKNIEAKDIDARTKLGEISVDATGSFDKLNAHSEGGEVNVTVPGGKSYSVTAKVKERLGKTNIEVQNGSGPTINVSSERGDVTVKNA from the coding sequence ATGTTCCCTGCGAAGAGCGTTACCGCCGAGAAGCAGGCGGCCCCGTCACGTTCCCGCCGCTCGCGCCTGGTCGCCGGAGTGGTGCTCGCCGCCTCGTTCGCCGTGGTCGGGTCCGGCTGCGCCGTGGTCAACAAGGCGACCGAGTCGGTCGAGAACCAGAGCGACGAGTTCGGCAGCGAGATCAAGGCCATCGACCTGGAGAACCTGGTCGGCGTCATCAACATCACCGGCACCAGTGGCAACAAGCTGAGCGTGAAGCGGGCCCTGACCCAGCAGACCACGCGCAAGTCGCACGCCAAGGTGGAGAAGAGCGGCAGCACCCTGCGCCTGGTCGGCGAGTGCTCCGGCGCGGGCGGCGACTGCAAGGTCGAGTGGGACATCGAGGTGCCCAAGGACGTCGCCATCAAGGTCAGCAACAAGACCGGCGACGTGAACCTGAAGAACATCGAGGCCAAGGACATCGACGCGCGCACCAAGCTCGGTGAGATCAGCGTCGACGCGACCGGTTCCTTCGACAAGCTGAACGCGCACTCCGAGGGCGGCGAGGTCAACGTGACCGTGCCGGGCGGCAAGTCCTACAGCGTGACCGCGAAGGTCAAGGAGCGCCTCGGCAAGACCAACATCGAGGTGCAGAACGGCTCCGGCCCGACCATCAACGTGAGCTCCGAGCGCGGCGACGTGACGGTGAAGAACGCCTGA
- a CDS encoding MarR family winged helix-turn-helix transcriptional regulator, which produces MLHPSEDPVLLLTALSAAADDEVVLRVEDEGYHGLRRSHGYLFQHLLVAPMPISVLAERMGMTAQGVSKIVAELEGLGYVRREVGRDRRSRLVELTGRGRGAVAAARRARAAVREGYLKILGPEEGPAVLAALGRLAVVSGALPQLTHRRLRPMHNR; this is translated from the coding sequence GTGCTGCACCCGAGTGAGGACCCGGTCCTGCTGCTCACCGCGCTGTCCGCCGCGGCCGACGACGAGGTGGTGCTGCGGGTGGAGGACGAGGGCTACCACGGGCTGCGGCGCTCACACGGGTACCTGTTCCAGCACCTGCTCGTGGCCCCGATGCCGATCTCCGTGCTGGCCGAGCGGATGGGCATGACCGCGCAGGGCGTGTCCAAGATCGTCGCCGAGCTCGAGGGGCTGGGCTACGTCCGGCGGGAGGTGGGCCGGGACCGGCGCAGCAGGCTGGTCGAGCTGACCGGGCGCGGGCGGGGCGCGGTGGCCGCGGCGAGGCGGGCGCGGGCGGCTGTGCGGGAGGGGTACCTGAAGATCTTGGGGCCGGAGGAGGGGCCCGCCGTGCTGGCCGCGCTGGGGCGGCTCGCGGTGGTCTCGGGAGCGTTGCCGCAGCTCACCCACCGTCGGCTGCGGCCAATGCACAACCGCTGA
- a CDS encoding thioesterase II family protein — protein MNGPPSVVRPLPRPEATRMLIGLSYAGGGTAPLRPWAQALPVDVELALICYPGRERRFGEAMPHEFRDLVTDTVGAIQAAARLPYVLAGHSMGALVAFEATVRLENSAGGPVPEALVVSGHQAPPHIEFNGDLGPVSHHADAELVAWIKEYGTLPEEILEDPDLAKLVLTAFRADLDAYGTYRYVPSTKVNVPVQALIGEQDPVTVEGASRWREVAAAGFTVQRLPGAHFYTDEVWRTLPRHMTALGLPVA, from the coding sequence GTGAACGGACCCCCCTCGGTGGTCCGGCCGCTGCCCCGGCCGGAGGCCACCCGGATGCTGATCGGCCTGAGCTACGCCGGTGGCGGCACCGCGCCGCTGCGGCCCTGGGCCCAGGCGCTGCCGGTGGACGTCGAGCTGGCGCTGATCTGCTACCCGGGCCGGGAACGCCGTTTCGGCGAGGCCATGCCGCACGAGTTCCGCGACCTGGTCACCGACACCGTCGGCGCGATCCAGGCCGCCGCCCGGCTGCCGTACGTGCTGGCCGGGCACAGCATGGGCGCGCTGGTCGCGTTCGAGGCCACCGTGCGGCTGGAGAACTCCGCGGGCGGTCCCGTGCCGGAGGCCTTGGTCGTCTCCGGGCACCAGGCGCCGCCGCACATCGAGTTCAACGGTGACCTCGGCCCGGTCTCGCACCACGCCGACGCCGAGCTGGTGGCCTGGATCAAGGAGTACGGCACGCTGCCGGAGGAGATCCTCGAGGACCCGGACCTGGCCAAGCTGGTGCTCACCGCGTTCCGCGCGGACCTCGACGCCTACGGCACCTACCGCTACGTGCCCAGCACCAAGGTGAACGTGCCGGTGCAGGCCCTCATCGGCGAGCAGGACCCGGTCACCGTCGAGGGCGCGAGCCGCTGGCGCGAGGTCGCGGCCGCCGGGTTCACCGTGCAGAGGCTGCCGGGCGCGCACTTCTACACCGACGAGGTGTGGCGCACGCTGCCCCGGCACATGACGGCGCTGGGACTGCCGGTCGCCTGA
- a CDS encoding DUF3558 domain-containing protein, whose protein sequence is MRARRPFVMLTTAALALGLLAGCGGSQAGPGSAAAAESKRPRELDFTDVKPCALLPQPQQASFGVDQPTEDGTSPTYNAPSCVFLSQKEKVSLSVTLVGDRGIADFAPGKATGQTDPVTVSGFPGYRTRPDQPAGEQFCTVHLDAAPDRVLAASYNEEGREAPLAKDEVCQRATKVAEAAITALSGAK, encoded by the coding sequence ATGCGCGCCCGCCGTCCGTTCGTCATGCTGACGACCGCCGCCCTCGCCCTCGGCCTGCTCGCGGGCTGCGGTGGTTCGCAGGCGGGCCCGGGCTCGGCCGCGGCGGCGGAGTCGAAGCGGCCGCGCGAGCTGGACTTCACCGACGTCAAGCCGTGCGCGCTGCTGCCGCAGCCCCAGCAGGCCAGCTTCGGCGTGGACCAGCCGACCGAGGACGGCACCAGCCCGACCTACAACGCGCCCAGCTGCGTCTTCCTGAGCCAGAAGGAGAAGGTCAGCCTCTCGGTCACCCTGGTCGGCGACCGCGGCATCGCGGACTTCGCCCCGGGCAAGGCCACCGGCCAGACCGACCCGGTCACCGTCTCCGGCTTCCCGGGCTACCGCACGCGCCCGGACCAGCCCGCCGGGGAGCAGTTCTGCACCGTGCACCTGGACGCGGCCCCGGACCGCGTGCTGGCGGCCAGCTACAACGAGGAGGGCCGCGAGGCCCCGCTGGCCAAGGACGAGGTCTGCCAGCGTGCCACCAAGGTCGCCGAGGCCGCGATCACCGCGCTGAGCGGCGCCAAGTAG
- the fabF gene encoding beta-ketoacyl-ACP synthase II: protein MVSGDLRKLRRRVVVTGTGAVTPVGHTSDETWAAFMEGRSGVSRITEFQVDDLPTQIAGQVRGFNPEDFMARKLSRRMDNFAQYAMAAAVQAMEQSKLTIDENLAPEVAVLIGSGYGATKFSHNSTFLLQDKGPRSVSAFAAVTGAHDSASGEISLLFGAAGRTGSLSSACATGTDAIGTAMRWIQYGEADAAIVGGAEDCVTRLDIAGGSNARALSRYNEDPTKACRPFDEDRDGFIMANGAGVVVIEELEHALRRGAPILAELIGFESTSDAYHWTAPHPEAAGARRAMERAIQDAGISPEDIDYVNAHGTSTQLNDKTETFAIRQVLGDHATKIPMSSIKSMTGHMIGAAGAVELIACVYAMNKGVVPPTINCDKPLDPEMNYVAHTPQERDVKIAMSNSFGFGGHNSVLIAKRWED, encoded by the coding sequence ATGGTGTCGGGCGACCTGAGGAAGCTTCGACGACGGGTTGTGGTCACGGGTACCGGGGCGGTCACCCCTGTCGGTCACACGTCGGATGAGACGTGGGCGGCGTTCATGGAAGGCCGCAGCGGTGTCAGCCGCATCACCGAGTTCCAGGTCGACGACCTGCCGACCCAGATCGCGGGCCAGGTCCGGGGCTTCAACCCGGAAGACTTCATGGCTCGCAAGCTGAGCCGCCGCATGGACAACTTCGCGCAGTACGCCATGGCCGCCGCCGTGCAGGCCATGGAGCAGTCGAAGCTGACCATCGACGAGAACCTCGCCCCCGAGGTCGCGGTGCTCATCGGCTCCGGTTACGGCGCCACCAAGTTCTCCCACAACTCCACGTTCCTGTTGCAGGACAAGGGCCCGCGTTCGGTGAGCGCGTTCGCCGCGGTCACCGGTGCGCACGACAGCGCCTCCGGTGAGATCAGCCTCCTCTTCGGTGCCGCCGGCCGCACCGGGTCGCTCTCCTCGGCCTGCGCCACCGGTACCGACGCGATCGGCACCGCGATGCGCTGGATCCAGTACGGCGAGGCGGACGCCGCCATCGTCGGCGGTGCCGAGGACTGCGTCACCCGCCTGGACATCGCGGGCGGCTCCAACGCCCGCGCCCTGTCCCGGTACAACGAGGACCCGACCAAGGCGTGCCGGCCCTTCGACGAGGACCGCGACGGCTTCATCATGGCCAACGGTGCCGGTGTTGTGGTCATCGAGGAGCTGGAGCACGCCCTCCGCCGCGGTGCCCCGATCCTGGCCGAGCTGATCGGCTTCGAGTCGACCTCCGACGCCTACCACTGGACCGCCCCGCACCCCGAGGCCGCCGGCGCCCGCCGGGCCATGGAGCGCGCGATCCAGGACGCGGGCATCAGCCCGGAGGACATCGACTACGTCAACGCGCACGGCACCAGCACGCAGCTCAACGACAAGACCGAGACCTTCGCGATCCGCCAGGTGCTGGGCGACCACGCCACCAAGATCCCGATGAGCTCGATCAAGTCGATGACCGGCCACATGATCGGCGCCGCGGGTGCCGTGGAGCTCATCGCGTGCGTGTACGCGATGAACAAGGGCGTCGTCCCGCCCACGATCAACTGCGACAAGCCGCTCGACCCGGAGATGAACTACGTCGCGCACACCCCGCAGGAGCGCGATGTCAAGATCGCCATGAGCAACTCCTTCGGCTTCGGCGGCCACAACTCGGTGCTGATCGCCAAGCGCTGGGAAGACTGA
- a CDS encoding MbtH family protein has translation MSELKFAVVRNDEEQHSVWPEGRELPAGWQREGFTGSRQECLDHIESVWTDIRPRSVRERLANS, from the coding sequence GTGTCCGAGCTGAAGTTCGCGGTGGTCCGCAACGACGAGGAGCAGCACTCGGTGTGGCCGGAGGGCCGTGAGCTGCCCGCGGGTTGGCAGCGCGAGGGTTTCACCGGCAGCCGGCAGGAGTGCCTCGACCACATCGAGTCGGTCTGGACCGACATCCGCCCGCGTAGTGTGCGGGAGCGACTCGCCAACTCCTGA
- a CDS encoding M23 family metallopeptidase yields MTAAAALTTTVLVGTPGYMLSTQAASASPEPVDLQANLAAVARQAPTVLPKADTADPGVELAKLDKAIRIADEEKARTAEAEKAAADKAEAEKAAAEAAKRAATAVEKSKATGAFVRPAQGRFTSNYGMRGGVMHYGVDIANSIGTPILSAAAGTVVESGPASGFGLWVRVQHNDGTITVYGHINTSLVRAGQKVQAGEQIATMGNRGQSTGPHLHFEVWAAGGKKVNPGAWLAERGIKL; encoded by the coding sequence ATGACGGCCGCCGCCGCCCTGACCACCACGGTCCTGGTCGGCACTCCCGGCTACATGCTCAGCACGCAGGCAGCCTCGGCCAGCCCCGAGCCGGTCGACCTCCAGGCGAACCTCGCCGCGGTCGCCCGACAGGCCCCGACGGTGCTGCCCAAGGCGGACACCGCCGACCCCGGCGTCGAGCTCGCGAAGCTCGACAAGGCCATCCGCATCGCCGATGAGGAGAAGGCCAGGACCGCCGAGGCGGAGAAGGCCGCCGCGGACAAGGCGGAGGCCGAGAAGGCCGCTGCCGAGGCCGCCAAGCGCGCCGCGACCGCGGTGGAGAAGTCCAAGGCCACCGGTGCGTTCGTGCGTCCGGCCCAGGGCCGGTTCACCTCCAACTACGGCATGCGCGGTGGTGTCATGCACTACGGCGTGGACATCGCCAACTCGATCGGCACGCCGATCCTGTCGGCCGCCGCGGGCACCGTGGTGGAGTCCGGCCCCGCCAGCGGTTTCGGCCTGTGGGTGCGCGTCCAGCACAACGACGGCACCATCACCGTCTACGGCCACATCAACACCTCGCTGGTGCGCGCCGGGCAAAAGGTCCAGGCAGGCGAGCAAATCGCCACCATGGGCAACCGCGGCCAGTCCACCGGACCGCACCTGCACTTCGAGGTGTGGGCGGCAGGCGGCAAAAAGGTGAACCCCGGCGCCTGGTTGGCCGAACGGGGCATCAAGCTCTAA
- a CDS encoding sporulation protein, translating to MFKRMLQAFGVGGPTVDTVLHDPNCRPGGVLSGEVRLAGGSHDVDIDHVTLSLVTRVEVEHGDHEGTRNAEFARLGVAGRFSLRAGEQRSIPFQFQVPWETPVTIVGNAPLRGMSVGVRTELAVAKAVDKGDLDAVYVHPLPSQEAVLEAFGRLGFQFRSADVEAGYLHGVRQEIGFYQEIEFYPPQQYAGRLNEVELTFVASAHELAIVLEADKRGGLFRASGDAFGRFHVSHQEAERTDWAAHIDGWLGQAAGRMAQHYGSQGYGQHGGYPQQHGGYGQPGQYGGGHHGGHRGGGMGMGGMVAAGAAGVAGGFIAAEVADEIGDAFFGDED from the coding sequence GTGTTCAAGCGGATGCTCCAGGCTTTTGGGGTGGGCGGGCCCACCGTGGACACGGTGCTGCACGACCCGAACTGCCGCCCCGGCGGAGTGCTCTCCGGTGAGGTCCGCCTCGCGGGCGGCAGCCACGACGTTGACATCGACCACGTGACCCTCTCCCTGGTGACCCGCGTGGAGGTCGAGCACGGGGACCACGAGGGCACGCGCAACGCCGAGTTCGCCCGGCTCGGGGTGGCCGGTCGCTTCAGCCTGCGCGCGGGCGAGCAGCGCAGCATCCCGTTCCAGTTCCAGGTGCCGTGGGAGACCCCGGTGACCATCGTCGGCAACGCGCCGCTGCGCGGCATGTCCGTCGGCGTGCGCACCGAGCTCGCGGTGGCCAAGGCCGTGGACAAGGGCGACCTGGACGCGGTGTACGTGCACCCGCTGCCCTCGCAGGAGGCCGTGCTGGAGGCCTTCGGGCGCCTGGGCTTCCAGTTCCGCAGCGCTGACGTCGAGGCCGGGTACCTGCACGGCGTGCGGCAGGAGATCGGCTTCTACCAGGAGATCGAGTTCTACCCGCCGCAGCAGTACGCGGGCCGCCTCAACGAGGTCGAGCTGACCTTCGTGGCCAGTGCGCACGAGCTGGCCATCGTGCTGGAGGCGGACAAGCGCGGCGGCCTGTTCCGCGCCAGCGGCGACGCCTTCGGCCGCTTCCACGTCAGCCACCAGGAGGCCGAGCGCACCGACTGGGCCGCGCACATCGACGGCTGGCTCGGCCAGGCCGCCGGGCGCATGGCGCAGCACTACGGCAGCCAGGGCTACGGCCAGCACGGCGGCTACCCGCAGCAGCACGGCGGCTACGGCCAGCCGGGCCAGTACGGCGGGGGCCACCACGGCGGCCACCGCGGTGGCGGGATGGGCATGGGCGGCATGGTCGCGGCCGGTGCCGCGGGTGTGGCCGGAGGCTTCATCGCGGCCGAGGTGGCCGACGAGATCGGTGACGCCTTCTTCGGCGACGAGGACTGA
- a CDS encoding serine hydrolase domain-containing protein, translated as MHLDGQCDPAFAQVREAFAEGLTNGEDLGAAVSVRVGGRTVVDLWGGGWRPDTVVNLFSATKGVLAACAHRLVRAGQLDPEAPVARYWPEFAARDKGGTTVAQLLAHQAGLPALRVRQPPGSLYDWAHMTAVLAAEQPWWRTTGQHGYHGVTWGWLAGELLRRVSGRTPRELVAALGLDLHVGLPAEHLHRVVRITSAPVGHPAPGEPGHEFFAAMVRAGSMTHLAFLNPPDLLTPEVMNSPAWRAAEIPAANGHGNARALAELYAGLARPGGPRPVARADGHDEVLLGHTRFGEGFMLPGEIRPFSPNPEAFGHPGAGGALGFADPAAELGFGFTPDRTIATPHGPDPRWRRIVPAVYACL; from the coding sequence ATGCATCTCGACGGTCAGTGCGATCCGGCGTTCGCCCAGGTCCGCGAGGCCTTCGCGGAAGGGCTGACCAACGGGGAGGACCTCGGGGCCGCGGTGTCGGTGCGCGTGGGCGGTCGGACCGTGGTCGACCTGTGGGGCGGCGGCTGGCGGCCGGACACCGTGGTGAACCTGTTCTCGGCGACCAAGGGCGTGCTGGCGGCCTGCGCGCACCGGCTGGTCCGGGCCGGGCAGCTGGACCCGGAGGCGCCGGTGGCCCGGTACTGGCCGGAGTTCGCCGCCCGGGACAAGGGCGGGACCACGGTGGCGCAGCTGCTCGCGCACCAGGCGGGCCTGCCCGCGCTGCGGGTGCGGCAGCCGCCGGGCTCGCTGTACGACTGGGCGCACATGACCGCCGTGCTGGCCGCCGAACAGCCCTGGTGGCGCACCACGGGGCAGCACGGCTACCACGGCGTGACCTGGGGCTGGCTGGCCGGGGAGCTGCTCCGCCGGGTCTCCGGGCGCACCCCGCGCGAGCTGGTCGCCGCCCTGGGCCTGGACCTGCACGTCGGGCTGCCCGCCGAGCACCTGCACCGCGTCGTCCGGATCACCTCCGCGCCCGTGGGGCATCCCGCGCCCGGCGAGCCCGGCCACGAGTTCTTCGCCGCGATGGTCCGGGCCGGGTCGATGACGCACCTGGCCTTCCTCAACCCGCCCGATCTGCTGACCCCCGAGGTGATGAACTCCCCCGCCTGGCGCGCGGCCGAGATCCCCGCCGCGAACGGGCACGGCAACGCCCGCGCGCTCGCCGAGCTGTACGCCGGGCTGGCGCGGCCCGGCGGGCCCCGGCCGGTGGCGCGCGCCGACGGGCACGACGAGGTGCTGCTCGGGCACACGCGGTTCGGGGAGGGGTTCATGCTGCCCGGGGAGATCCGGCCGTTCTCACCCAACCCGGAGGCGTTCGGGCACCCCGGGGCCGGGGGCGCGCTCGGCTTCGCCGACCCGGCGGCGGAACTGGGCTTCGGGTTCACCCCGGACCGGACGATCGCCACCCCGCACGGGCCCGACCCGCGCTGGCGGCGCATCGTGCCCGCCGTGTACGCCTGCCTGTAG
- a CDS encoding thiamine pyrophosphate-binding protein, producing the protein MSEQTYEGAWVAAVDFLTAAGVETIFGLPGDDLGLLRAIQPTDRRMILCRDQRNAIFMATGYALQSGKPGIAVIGKGPAAANAVTGLLEAHCSAAPVVVLAGGTSVEQRGSNAFQELDQLALVAPLTKWAFRVDHPDRVASSLEKALLIASSGTPGPVYLELPDHLLKAEITRSRPWNTLADISRSDVAVNTGGAALEAVKAAKKPLILAGGGMRHRNGERVVERLAEAIGAGIYVTASGRSTVDESHPQFMGLAGLYSPQQTADLWSGTDLLITLGSRLEETATFGWDGIGTDIPVVQVNIDPSGLSVEFAGPKVIGDGAGTVSSWLTALSGHTPDADWLALISKCRTDSVAAAQEKLKQFGEDAHVHVAEVLAAIDTVAPESRILVQENGLQDMWSYIYPYYSCGALGGSVVPSEQTTLGFGAAAAAGVKVAAPDRPVIAFVGDGAFNLFRSDLETLGREGIGVVYVVLRNGGYGWLQSQLDQHSLPSERFPFVSSELAAAGHAMPPHIDQIVLTEKSALVEKLGQAVTASLQGRVTVVHVPVDLADAPPGISDLEGDFPGGNDKGAH; encoded by the coding sequence ATGAGCGAGCAGACCTACGAAGGCGCGTGGGTCGCTGCGGTCGACTTCCTGACCGCGGCGGGCGTGGAGACCATCTTCGGTCTCCCCGGGGACGACCTCGGTCTCCTGCGCGCCATCCAGCCGACCGACCGGCGCATGATCCTGTGCCGGGACCAGCGCAACGCGATCTTCATGGCCACCGGCTACGCGTTGCAGTCCGGCAAGCCCGGCATCGCCGTCATCGGCAAGGGCCCGGCGGCCGCGAACGCGGTCACCGGCTTGCTGGAGGCGCACTGCTCGGCCGCCCCGGTCGTGGTGCTGGCGGGCGGTACGAGCGTGGAGCAGCGCGGGTCCAACGCCTTCCAGGAGCTGGACCAGCTCGCGCTCGTCGCCCCGCTGACCAAGTGGGCCTTCCGGGTGGACCACCCGGACCGCGTGGCCTCCTCCCTGGAGAAGGCCCTGCTGATCGCGAGCAGCGGTACGCCGGGACCGGTGTACCTCGAGCTGCCCGACCACCTGCTCAAGGCCGAGATCACGCGGTCCCGGCCGTGGAACACCCTCGCCGACATCTCCCGGTCCGACGTCGCGGTGAACACCGGCGGCGCGGCCCTGGAGGCAGTCAAGGCGGCGAAGAAGCCGTTGATCCTGGCCGGTGGCGGCATGCGCCACCGCAACGGGGAGCGGGTCGTGGAGCGCCTGGCGGAGGCCATCGGCGCGGGCATCTACGTGACCGCTTCTGGACGGTCCACTGTGGACGAGAGCCACCCGCAGTTCATGGGCCTGGCCGGTCTCTACTCGCCGCAGCAGACCGCCGACCTGTGGAGTGGTACAGATCTTCTGATCACGTTGGGCTCCCGCCTGGAGGAGACCGCTACCTTCGGATGGGACGGGATCGGCACCGACATCCCGGTCGTCCAGGTCAACATCGACCCCAGCGGGCTCTCCGTGGAGTTCGCCGGACCGAAGGTGATCGGCGACGGCGCGGGCACGGTGTCCTCCTGGCTGACCGCCCTGTCCGGGCACACCCCGGACGCGGACTGGCTGGCCCTGATCTCGAAGTGCCGCACCGACAGCGTCGCGGCGGCGCAGGAGAAGCTCAAGCAGTTCGGTGAGGACGCGCACGTCCACGTGGCGGAGGTCCTCGCGGCCATCGACACGGTGGCGCCTGAGTCCCGGATCCTGGTGCAGGAGAACGGACTGCAGGACATGTGGTCCTACATCTACCCCTACTACTCGTGCGGCGCCCTTGGCGGTTCGGTGGTCCCCTCCGAGCAGACCACCTTGGGCTTCGGCGCCGCGGCGGCCGCGGGTGTCAAGGTCGCCGCACCGGATCGTCCCGTCATCGCCTTCGTCGGCGACGGCGCGTTCAACCTGTTCCGCAGCGACCTGGAGACCCTCGGCAGGGAAGGCATCGGGGTCGTGTACGTGGTCCTGCGGAACGGTGGCTACGGCTGGCTCCAGTCGCAGCTGGACCAGCACAGCCTGCCCAGTGAGCGGTTCCCGTTCGTCTCCAGCGAACTCGCCGCCGCCGGGCACGCGATGCCACCGCACATCGATCAGATCGTGCTCACCGAGAAGTCGGCGCTCGTGGAGAAGCTTGGGCAGGCAGTAACCGCTTCTCTCCAGGGCCGGGTGACCGTGGTGCACGTGCCAGTCGACCTGGCTGACGCCCCTCCCGGCATCAGCGACCTTGAGGGCGACTTCCCTGGGGGCAACGACAAGGGTGCGCACTAG